A single window of Vibrio stylophorae DNA harbors:
- a CDS encoding LysR substrate-binding domain-containing protein, with the protein MRYSLKQLAVFEAVATSGSVSKAAENLALTQSATSMALAQLEKLLGRPLFERQGKSMALTHWGLWLRPRAKQLLFDAQQIEFGFYDQHLISGEINLAASQTAAEHLLPNLISIIDSDFPELRINFKVQNTEKVIEGVRNYDFELGIIEGRCDDSRLQQEVWCYDHLVIVASKHHPFARYEQVSMAQLEQAKWVLRESGAGTRRIFDGAIHGVIDDLDVWREYEQVPVLRSLVAHGPYLSCLPYLDVVKFIERGELVALNVPELNMKRTLSFIWRGDSLENPLRDCIKREAKRMMKDNPHVM; encoded by the coding sequence ATGCGCTATTCATTGAAACAATTAGCGGTATTTGAAGCAGTTGCGACAAGCGGCAGTGTCAGTAAAGCGGCTGAAAACCTAGCCCTGACGCAGTCCGCGACCAGTATGGCGCTGGCACAGTTAGAGAAGTTATTGGGGCGCCCATTGTTTGAGCGCCAAGGTAAGTCCATGGCGCTAACCCATTGGGGATTGTGGCTGCGTCCACGTGCTAAACAGTTGTTGTTTGATGCACAGCAAATCGAATTTGGCTTTTATGATCAACACCTTATTAGTGGTGAAATCAACCTTGCCGCCAGTCAGACTGCGGCTGAGCACCTGCTTCCAAATCTTATCAGCATTATTGATAGCGATTTTCCCGAACTTCGCATCAATTTTAAGGTTCAGAACACAGAAAAGGTGATTGAAGGGGTGCGAAACTATGATTTCGAGCTTGGCATCATTGAGGGGCGCTGTGATGATAGCCGTTTACAACAAGAAGTCTGGTGTTATGACCATTTGGTGATCGTCGCATCTAAGCATCATCCCTTTGCGCGTTATGAGCAGGTGAGTATGGCTCAGCTTGAGCAGGCGAAATGGGTTTTGCGTGAATCAGGTGCAGGCACGCGACGCATTTTTGATGGTGCCATTCATGGGGTGATTGATGATTTGGATGTTTGGCGTGAGTATGAACAAGTGCCAGTATTGCGCTCCTTGGTAGCGCACGGCCCCTATTTAAGCTGCTTGCCGTACTTAGATGTGGTGAAATTTATTGAACGCGGTGAGCTAGTAGCGCTTAATGTGCCAGAGCTGAACATGAAGCGAACCTTGTCTTTTATCTGGCGTGGTGACTCGCTTGAAAACCCATTGCGTGACTGTATTAAACGTGAAGCCAAGCGTATGATGAAGGATAATCCACACGTGATGTAG
- the focA gene encoding formate transporter FocA, whose translation MAEASSGTMKEFSPAEMMKQAEKYAKYKASKPTSTTISLAMTAGVFIGLAFVFYLTVTTGNSGSWGLTRVAGGLAFSLGLIFVVICGGELFTSTVLSSIARANRQITTGKMFSTWAKVYFGNFLGAMLLLGLVTMGGLYQLDHGQWGLNALNVAQHKLHHTWSQAFALGILCNLLVCLAVWMTFCSDNMLTKSFLMMMPVALFVSTGFEHSVANMFMVPFGITIAHNAPDAFWTGVGVAQSQYSDLNISNFIFHNLIPVTLGNIVGGAVLVGLSYWNIFTRPHLADKEVGATLTSVFDTAPRSNKEMLMNQDKLTIRDHMSTAFPSLSPELSIDHALDILLAENVSGAPVVTKDGRLVGFFSEHDALVDLWCSDYMPEAERKVQDLMRRELQTVSPTDSILDLAEYMCIDKNVLYPVSDSGIATSFNTASLPERARNALVNRPHTYPVMEEETIVGVITRHDIVKAMRATYGTQLSVIAHNDEARETA comes from the coding sequence ATGGCCGAAGCAAGTTCCGGCACCATGAAAGAGTTTAGTCCTGCTGAGATGATGAAGCAGGCAGAAAAATACGCAAAGTACAAAGCGTCTAAACCAACCAGCACCACCATCTCTTTGGCGATGACAGCTGGTGTGTTTATCGGTCTTGCGTTTGTATTCTACCTAACCGTAACCACTGGTAATTCTGGCAGCTGGGGCTTGACCCGTGTCGCTGGCGGTTTGGCATTTAGTTTGGGCCTCATTTTTGTTGTGATTTGTGGTGGTGAGCTATTCACCAGTACTGTCCTCTCCTCTATTGCCCGTGCAAATCGTCAAATCACCACAGGTAAAATGTTCAGCACTTGGGCCAAGGTTTATTTTGGTAACTTCTTGGGTGCAATGCTGCTTCTTGGTTTGGTGACCATGGGTGGTCTCTATCAGCTTGACCACGGTCAGTGGGGCCTCAATGCATTGAACGTGGCTCAGCACAAACTGCACCACACTTGGAGCCAAGCTTTTGCCCTCGGCATCCTTTGTAACCTATTGGTATGTTTGGCTGTTTGGATGACCTTCTGTTCAGACAATATGCTCACCAAATCATTTTTAATGATGATGCCTGTGGCATTGTTCGTCAGCACAGGTTTTGAGCACAGCGTCGCCAACATGTTTATGGTGCCTTTTGGTATCACCATTGCACACAATGCACCGGATGCTTTTTGGACCGGCGTGGGCGTCGCTCAAAGCCAATACAGCGACCTCAATATTTCTAACTTTATTTTCCATAACTTGATTCCTGTAACCCTAGGCAACATCGTCGGCGGTGCCGTGCTTGTTGGCCTAAGCTACTGGAACATCTTTACTCGACCACACCTTGCAGACAAAGAAGTGGGAGCAACGCTCACATCTGTATTCGATACTGCACCGCGTAGTAATAAGGAGATGCTTATGAACCAGGACAAATTGACAATTCGCGATCATATGTCAACCGCTTTCCCTAGCCTTAGCCCAGAGCTATCGATTGACCATGCCCTAGACATCCTCCTTGCTGAGAATGTAAGCGGTGCACCTGTTGTCACTAAAGATGGTCGTTTGGTTGGCTTTTTCTCAGAACACGATGCCCTTGTGGATCTATGGTGCTCTGACTACATGCCTGAAGCTGAGCGCAAAGTTCAAGATTTGATGCGCCGCGAACTACAAACTGTGTCGCCAACCGATTCAATCCTCGATCTTGCTGAATACATGTGTATCGACAAGAACGTGCTTTACCCTGTGTCTGATTCAGGTATCGCAACCTCATTTAACACCGCTTCTCTACCAGAGCGTGCACGTAATGCCCTTGTCAATCGTCCACACACTTATCCGGTGATGGAAGAGGAAACAATCGTGGGTGTGATTACTCGCCATGACATCGTCAAAGCGATGCGTGCAACTTACGGCACTCAGTTGAGCGTGATTGCGCACAACGACGAAGCGCGTGAAACAGCTTAA
- a CDS encoding formate--tetrahydrofolate ligase, with product MKSDIEICRTTPLLPIAQIAAKLGLTEDDITPHGHLKAKIKPSVLQRYQSKQKGKLVLVTAITPTPLGEGKTVTTIGLAQGLAKIDQSVVACIRQPSMGPVFGVKGGAAGGGYSQVAPMDKLNLHLTGDIHAISAAHNLAAAAIDARLYHETRLGYAEFEQKTGLSALRIDPDRIVWRRTMDHNDRTLRHITIGHNAPGSTANGIERQCGFDITAASELMAIVALARSLKDMRERIGRVVLAYNLDGEPITAEDLKVAGAMAVSMREVIEPTLMQTLEGVPTLIHAGPFANIAHGNSSIIADEIAESLADFVVTEAGFGSDMGFEKACNIKATQANRHPDCAVIVATLRGLKANSGLYDLRPGQPLPDAIFGPDEQALRAGFENLRWHINNVKKYGMPAVVAINRFPQDDEQELKLLEAWIQALDVAVACSEAFAKGGEGATALAHAVVKACQQPCHFQPLYQSCESLSDKFSAVAIKGYGALGVSLSEQALEQIHELTTLGYDHLSVCLAKTPLSISHDTSLKGAPEGFTIPIREVRLCAGAGFIYALCGNVLTMPGLPELPAYMQLDLDEQGDVVGLS from the coding sequence ATGAAAAGCGATATTGAAATTTGCCGCACGACGCCGCTATTGCCGATTGCACAGATCGCCGCAAAACTGGGTTTGACGGAGGATGACATCACCCCCCATGGCCATCTCAAAGCCAAAATTAAGCCATCTGTACTGCAGCGTTATCAAAGCAAACAAAAAGGAAAACTGGTTTTAGTCACGGCGATCACCCCGACCCCCTTGGGTGAAGGCAAAACCGTGACCACCATAGGTTTGGCGCAAGGATTGGCTAAAATTGATCAATCCGTGGTGGCCTGTATTCGTCAGCCCTCCATGGGCCCAGTCTTTGGTGTCAAAGGTGGCGCAGCCGGCGGTGGCTACAGCCAAGTGGCCCCTATGGATAAGCTTAATCTGCATTTAACTGGTGATATTCACGCCATCAGCGCGGCACACAACCTCGCAGCCGCTGCCATTGATGCGCGCCTCTATCACGAAACCCGTTTGGGCTATGCTGAGTTTGAACAAAAAACGGGTCTAAGTGCGCTGCGCATCGACCCCGATCGCATCGTTTGGCGTCGCACCATGGATCACAATGATCGCACCTTGCGCCATATCACCATTGGTCACAACGCGCCAGGCTCAACCGCCAATGGTATTGAGCGCCAGTGCGGCTTTGATATCACCGCGGCCTCAGAGCTGATGGCCATTGTTGCGTTAGCACGCAGCCTTAAAGATATGCGTGAGCGAATTGGTCGCGTGGTACTAGCTTATAATCTCGATGGCGAGCCGATTACTGCAGAAGATTTAAAAGTGGCGGGCGCCATGGCCGTATCAATGCGTGAGGTGATTGAACCCACCTTAATGCAAACCTTAGAAGGGGTTCCCACGCTGATTCATGCTGGTCCTTTTGCCAATATTGCGCATGGTAACTCGTCCATTATTGCCGATGAAATCGCTGAATCACTGGCAGATTTTGTCGTCACTGAAGCTGGTTTTGGCTCCGATATGGGCTTTGAGAAAGCCTGTAATATCAAAGCGACACAAGCCAATCGCCACCCAGATTGCGCAGTTATTGTCGCCACCCTACGCGGCCTTAAAGCCAACTCGGGACTTTATGATCTACGCCCTGGTCAGCCACTTCCAGACGCAATTTTTGGCCCCGATGAACAAGCACTACGCGCCGGATTTGAGAACCTGCGCTGGCATATCAACAATGTGAAAAAATATGGCATGCCTGCCGTGGTTGCGATCAACCGTTTTCCGCAAGACGATGAGCAAGAACTCAAACTGCTTGAAGCTTGGATTCAAGCGCTGGATGTTGCCGTTGCGTGCAGTGAAGCCTTTGCCAAAGGCGGCGAAGGTGCCACGGCGCTTGCACATGCTGTGGTGAAGGCCTGTCAGCAGCCTTGTCATTTTCAGCCGCTGTATCAAAGCTGCGAAAGCTTAAGTGATAAATTCAGCGCCGTGGCAATTAAAGGTTATGGCGCGCTGGGCGTGTCGCTTTCTGAGCAAGCCCTTGAGCAGATCCATGAGCTCACCACCTTGGGTTATGATCATTTAAGTGTGTGTCTGGCCAAAACGCCGCTTTCCATTAGCCATGACACCAGCCTAAAAGGCGCACCAGAGGGCTTTACCATTCCGATTCGAGAAGTACGTTTATGTGCAGGTGCCGGCTTTATCTATGCGCTATGTGGCAATGTTCTCACCATGCCGGGGCTACCCGAACTACCCGCCTATATGCAGCTTGATCTCGATGAGCAAGGCGATGTAGTGGGCCTAAGCTAA
- a CDS encoding YfcL family protein, with amino-acid sequence MQILDFEQQLMDKMDANVAHASDDELFANGYLRGHISLAVAQCEAEGLDDLEQLKSRINASLKQAEQELTPQDRVVVAHFWQQLQ; translated from the coding sequence ATGCAAATTCTAGATTTTGAACAGCAGCTCATGGATAAAATGGACGCCAATGTCGCCCATGCCAGCGATGATGAGTTGTTTGCCAATGGTTACCTTCGCGGTCATATCTCTTTGGCCGTTGCGCAGTGTGAAGCGGAAGGCCTAGATGATCTTGAGCAATTGAAATCGCGCATTAACGCCAGCCTCAAGCAAGCTGAGCAAGAGCTCACACCGCAAGATCGCGTGGTTGTCGCGCATTTTTGGCAGCAGCTTCAATAA
- a CDS encoding acyl carrier protein, translated as MTRSEVFGQVRDLLVELFELDSDEIQGSSTLYEDLELDSIDAVDLVVRLQNITNKKFSPEDFKSVRTVDDVVDAVMTLLQDA; from the coding sequence ATGACTCGTAGTGAAGTATTTGGGCAAGTTCGCGATCTTCTCGTTGAGCTATTTGAGCTAGATAGCGATGAGATTCAGGGTTCAAGCACCCTTTATGAAGATCTCGAACTTGATAGTATCGATGCAGTGGATCTGGTCGTTCGCCTCCAAAATATTACGAACAAAAAGTTCAGCCCTGAAGATTTTAAATCCGTTCGCACCGTCGATGACGTTGTTGATGCGGTGATGACACTACTTCAGGACGCCTAA
- the rlmA gene encoding 23S rRNA (guanine(745)-N(1))-methyltransferase produces MSQSSHTYSAYQCPLCQQPLLENAHQLCCSNRHSFDRAKEGYFNLLPVQHKRSKEPGDSKAMMQARRDFLEAGHYQPLADALKQAISALGHEPSARLLDIGCGEGFYTQQLSVAHQTYGLDIAKVAIRYAAKRYHNVQFCVASTQRLPYGDQSMDVIVKIYAPCEPSELKRVLKPGGTLITVTPGPRHLYQLKAYVYGDVRLHDAQAPALEGFDCVTTQSLHYPMTLSANETTALLQMTPFAWRAKPPVWQQISEIPIHQIEADFLIAHYQAALA; encoded by the coding sequence ATGAGTCAGTCCAGTCATACCTATTCGGCCTATCAATGCCCATTGTGCCAACAACCGCTATTGGAAAATGCCCACCAGCTTTGTTGTAGCAATCGCCACAGCTTTGATCGCGCTAAAGAAGGCTATTTCAACTTACTACCGGTACAACATAAACGCTCAAAAGAGCCTGGTGATAGCAAAGCCATGATGCAAGCGCGTCGTGACTTTCTTGAAGCGGGTCATTATCAGCCGCTGGCTGATGCGCTTAAACAAGCAATTAGCGCATTGGGCCATGAGCCTTCTGCGCGCCTACTTGATATTGGCTGTGGTGAGGGTTTTTATACCCAGCAGCTCAGCGTCGCACATCAAACCTATGGCTTAGATATTGCCAAAGTGGCTATTCGTTATGCGGCCAAACGCTACCATAATGTGCAATTTTGCGTGGCCTCAACGCAGCGTCTTCCCTATGGCGATCAATCCATGGATGTGATTGTCAAAATCTATGCGCCGTGCGAGCCAAGCGAGCTCAAACGCGTACTCAAACCTGGTGGCACGCTGATCACCGTCACCCCTGGCCCACGTCATCTTTATCAGCTGAAGGCCTATGTTTACGGTGATGTGCGCCTTCATGATGCACAAGCGCCCGCCCTTGAAGGCTTTGATTGTGTAACCACCCAGTCGCTGCACTATCCCATGACGTTGAGCGCAAACGAAACCACTGCGCTTTTACAAATGACGCCTTTTGCTTGGCGTGCTAAACCGCCAGTTTGGCAGCAAATCAGCGAGATACCGATTCACCAAATTGAGGCCGACTTTTTGATTGCCCATTATCAGGCGGCGCTTGCATAA
- a CDS encoding bile acid:sodium symporter family protein, producing MLNFLIKCFPLWAIVFAISAYLIPAPFSAQKTMIVPLLTIIMLAMGLTLSWQDFAKVLHRKKAVGLGIALQFSVMPLLALLISWLLHFDAQMTVGMVLVGSVAGGTSSNVMAYLAKGDVALSISMTAISTLLGVVMTPLLTELLAGQAVDVPMLSMLESLLKIVLLPVTLGIAANMLFHRQISKVQPLLPLISMLAILLIIAIVVALNVKNIVTIGPIVALAVVLHNGLGLGLGYGVAKLLGFEESIARTIAFEVGLQNSGLATALATKFFTATAAVAGTLFSVWHNISGSLLAGFWANRQGPSEKSANQSKQKTA from the coding sequence ATGCTCAACTTTTTGATTAAGTGTTTCCCACTTTGGGCCATTGTTTTTGCCATCAGCGCCTACTTGATACCCGCTCCTTTTAGCGCGCAAAAAACAATGATCGTACCGCTTTTGACCATCATTATGCTGGCCATGGGGCTTACCCTTTCATGGCAAGACTTTGCCAAAGTCCTGCACCGTAAAAAAGCCGTGGGCTTAGGGATTGCGCTGCAATTTAGTGTCATGCCACTGCTTGCTTTACTCATTAGCTGGCTGCTTCATTTTGATGCGCAGATGACTGTCGGTATGGTACTGGTGGGCAGTGTTGCTGGCGGCACATCGTCCAATGTGATGGCCTATTTGGCTAAGGGGGACGTGGCGCTGTCTATCTCCATGACTGCAATCTCAACCCTACTCGGCGTCGTCATGACGCCACTACTTACTGAGCTTTTGGCTGGCCAAGCCGTCGATGTTCCCATGCTCAGCATGTTAGAAAGCTTGCTTAAAATTGTGCTCCTGCCTGTCACCCTAGGCATTGCAGCCAATATGTTGTTTCACCGTCAAATCAGCAAAGTACAGCCGCTGCTGCCGCTCATTTCCATGCTAGCTATCTTGCTCATCATTGCCATTGTGGTTGCGCTGAACGTCAAAAATATCGTCACCATTGGTCCGATTGTTGCGCTAGCTGTGGTGCTACATAATGGATTAGGACTTGGTTTGGGTTATGGCGTGGCCAAATTGCTGGGCTTTGAAGAGTCCATCGCTCGCACCATCGCCTTTGAGGTCGGTTTGCAAAATTCAGGCTTAGCCACGGCGCTAGCAACCAAGTTCTTTACCGCTACTGCCGCCGTTGCTGGCACACTATTTTCGGTTTGGCACAATATTTCAGGCTCTTTGCTGGCAGGTTTTTGGGCCAACAGACAAGGTCCATCAGAAAAATCGGCAAACCAATCGAAGCAAAAAACCGCCTAA
- a CDS encoding beta-ketoacyl synthase chain length factor: MAVTLNSLSCNILAWHALAPGYNNQQQWQAWAQQPSLTLESGDIPKFDAIPMMMRRRMSLNSKMAVQAALTLCQDDACQVDSVIFTSRHGELGRTMETIVDLNQGEEASPMAFSQSVHNTAAGLFTIASKRKVPAISLASGNNSFAAGWVEACMYLKLNPTHRVLLVDFDQPLPDYFAQFQTTEHPGYAVALLLEAGNQISLSSQRLIEAGDTATCPMALSFLHGYLSEMTQWQQINQQQVWHWQQDA; this comes from the coding sequence ATGGCCGTCACGCTTAATTCGCTTAGCTGCAATATCCTTGCATGGCATGCACTTGCCCCTGGCTATAACAATCAACAGCAGTGGCAGGCTTGGGCGCAGCAGCCTTCGCTCACCCTTGAGTCAGGTGATATTCCTAAATTTGATGCCATTCCAATGATGATGCGTCGTCGTATGAGCCTGAATAGTAAAATGGCCGTACAAGCAGCGCTGACCTTGTGCCAAGATGATGCGTGCCAAGTGGATTCAGTGATTTTCACCTCTCGCCATGGCGAACTTGGCCGCACCATGGAAACCATTGTTGACCTCAACCAAGGCGAAGAAGCCTCGCCCATGGCTTTTTCACAGTCAGTGCATAACACAGCTGCGGGTCTATTTACCATTGCCAGCAAACGCAAAGTGCCGGCGATCTCTCTGGCCTCTGGCAACAATAGCTTTGCCGCAGGCTGGGTTGAGGCTTGCATGTATCTTAAGCTCAATCCCACCCATCGCGTCTTGCTGGTCGATTTTGATCAGCCACTGCCAGACTATTTTGCTCAGTTTCAAACCACAGAGCACCCGGGTTATGCCGTGGCACTTTTGCTTGAAGCAGGCAATCAAATTAGCCTGAGCAGTCAGCGTTTGATTGAAGCAGGCGATACTGCGACGTGTCCCATGGCTTTGTCATTTTTGCATGGTTATCTCAGTGAGATGACACAGTGGCAGCAAATCAATCAACAACAAGTGTGGCACTGGCAACAAGATGCATAA
- a CDS encoding class I SAM-dependent methyltransferase: MVDFSPRFERAGDARTEAQKLAFAPFAFQTALALRELGILKALDDAGDTGLTATALATVTGVSEYGVKVLLDMGLSVGIVFWQESRYILSKMGYFVEHDEMTRVNMDFTNDVCYKPLAHLLEAIKTGTPAGLKELGDWTTVYEGLSQLPEQAKQSWFAFDHYYSDHAFPALLARVFAQKPKHIVDIGGNTGKWALQCCRHDSDVAMTLVDLPQQLAVAEQNAKAAGFIERMHFHPANMLADEVQLPSEVDVWWMSQFLDCFSPMEVVRILRQVHAQMADDAKVYILELFWDSQRYEAASYSLNATSLYFTCVANGNSRFYRSDDFLELVKEAGFVVVQRDEVGVGHTLLELRKA; encoded by the coding sequence GTGGTTGATTTCTCTCCGCGCTTTGAACGAGCGGGTGATGCGCGCACCGAAGCGCAAAAACTGGCTTTTGCCCCATTTGCTTTTCAAACAGCCTTGGCTCTGCGTGAGCTTGGGATCCTGAAGGCGCTGGATGATGCGGGTGATACCGGATTAACTGCGACAGCGCTGGCAACAGTCACTGGTGTGAGTGAATATGGTGTGAAAGTGCTGCTGGATATGGGCCTTTCTGTGGGTATTGTCTTTTGGCAAGAGAGTCGTTACATCCTGAGCAAAATGGGTTATTTCGTTGAACATGATGAGATGACTCGGGTCAATATGGATTTTACCAATGACGTTTGTTACAAGCCTTTGGCGCATTTGCTTGAAGCGATCAAAACGGGCACGCCGGCTGGCTTAAAAGAGCTCGGCGATTGGACTACCGTCTATGAAGGTTTAAGCCAACTGCCAGAGCAAGCCAAGCAAAGCTGGTTTGCCTTTGATCATTACTATTCTGATCATGCATTCCCGGCGCTTTTGGCGCGCGTATTTGCACAAAAGCCAAAGCACATCGTGGACATTGGTGGCAATACTGGTAAATGGGCGCTGCAGTGCTGCCGTCATGACAGTGATGTGGCGATGACCTTGGTTGATTTGCCACAGCAGCTGGCGGTCGCTGAGCAAAATGCTAAAGCGGCTGGTTTTATTGAGCGCATGCATTTTCATCCTGCAAATATGCTCGCCGATGAGGTTCAGTTGCCATCGGAGGTAGATGTTTGGTGGATGAGCCAGTTCCTTGATTGCTTCTCACCGATGGAAGTGGTGCGTATTTTGCGTCAAGTTCATGCGCAAATGGCTGATGATGCGAAGGTTTATATTTTAGAGCTGTTTTGGGATAGCCAGCGCTATGAAGCGGCAAGCTATAGCCTCAATGCCACATCGCTCTATTTCACCTGTGTTGCTAATGGCAACAGCCGTTTCTATCGTAGCGATGATTTCCTTGAATTGGTCAAAGAGGCTGGTTTTGTCGTGGTTCAGCGCGATGAAGTGGGTGTTGGCCATACCTTGTTGGAGCTTCGTAAAGCATAA
- a CDS encoding lysophospholipid acyltransferase family protein, whose translation MHKLIRGLDKLWRIVGTGISFTMFGLGALLLTFFIFPLLTCRLRDPMAREVKVQQIISRAFRFFIGFMRTFHVIDCTIEGEATLAQDKGCLVIANHPSLIDYVMLASVMPQCDCIVKAAIWHNPFIRGIVRAAGYIPNISPEDLLKRCEQRLALGHRILIFPEGTRTTPGEAMTLQRGAAQIAARTGCDMRVVHITCRPSSLTKQEKWYQVPETISLFHVVVQEKISVAPFLADAPSEAAAARRINRHLMTALLPKH comes from the coding sequence ATGCATAAACTGATTCGCGGCCTCGACAAATTATGGCGTATTGTCGGCACCGGCATCAGTTTTACGATGTTTGGCCTTGGCGCATTACTGCTGACCTTTTTTATCTTCCCGCTGCTCACCTGTCGCCTACGCGACCCGATGGCACGCGAAGTGAAAGTGCAACAAATTATCAGCCGCGCCTTTCGCTTTTTTATTGGTTTTATGCGCACCTTTCATGTCATTGATTGCACCATTGAAGGTGAAGCAACCCTAGCGCAGGATAAAGGTTGTTTGGTCATCGCCAATCACCCGAGCTTAATTGACTATGTGATGCTCGCCTCGGTCATGCCGCAGTGTGATTGCATCGTCAAAGCGGCGATTTGGCACAACCCTTTTATCCGCGGCATTGTCCGCGCCGCAGGTTATATTCCCAATATTTCACCGGAAGACCTGCTGAAACGCTGTGAACAGCGATTGGCCTTGGGCCATCGCATTTTGATTTTTCCTGAAGGGACACGAACCACGCCGGGTGAAGCCATGACGCTACAACGCGGCGCTGCGCAAATTGCGGCACGCACCGGTTGTGATATGCGGGTGGTCCATATCACCTGTCGCCCTTCATCACTCACCAAACAAGAAAAATGGTATCAGGTGCCTGAGACCATTTCGCTGTTTCATGTTGTGGTGCAAGAGAAGATTTCGGTTGCGCCCTTTCTTGCCGATGCACCAAGCGAGGCTGCGGCGGCGCGACGAATTAATCGTCATTTAATGACAGCCCTGTTACCCAAACACTAA
- the pflA gene encoding pyruvate formate lyase 1-activating protein, which translates to MSTIGRIHSFETCGTVDGPGIRFIVFMQGCLMRCLYCHNRDTWDLHDGKEVTVDEIMKDVLCYRHFINASGGGVTASGGEAMLQPEFVRDFFRAAQAQGIHTCLDTNGHIRKHTEVIDEVLEATDLVMLDIKHIDDPTHQILAGVSNKRTLQFAEYLHKLGKTTWIRYVVVPGFTDDEGAAHRLGEFIKDMDNVEKIELLPYHKLGVHKWEALGEEYKLEGVNPPSKETMEKIKGILSQYHSNVRY; encoded by the coding sequence ATGTCTACCATTGGTCGAATTCACTCCTTTGAAACCTGCGGCACTGTCGATGGCCCAGGCATTCGCTTTATTGTCTTTATGCAAGGCTGCTTGATGCGCTGTCTTTACTGCCACAACCGCGATACTTGGGATCTGCATGATGGCAAAGAAGTCACCGTTGATGAAATCATGAAAGACGTGTTGTGCTATCGTCACTTTATTAACGCATCTGGCGGCGGTGTCACCGCATCAGGCGGCGAAGCCATGCTACAACCTGAGTTTGTGCGCGATTTCTTCCGTGCCGCGCAAGCGCAGGGGATTCATACTTGTCTTGATACCAATGGTCATATTCGCAAGCACACAGAGGTCATCGATGAGGTGCTTGAAGCCACTGATTTGGTGATGCTGGACATCAAACACATTGACGATCCAACGCATCAAATTTTGGCGGGTGTTTCAAACAAACGTACCCTGCAATTTGCTGAGTACCTGCACAAACTCGGTAAAACCACTTGGATTCGCTACGTCGTTGTGCCCGGATTTACTGACGACGAAGGTGCAGCGCACCGCTTGGGTGAATTTATTAAAGATATGGACAACGTCGAGAAAATCGAACTGCTGCCTTATCACAAGCTTGGCGTACACAAATGGGAAGCACTGGGTGAGGAATACAAGCTTGAGGGCGTGAACCCACCATCCAAAGAAACCATGGAAAAAATTAAAGGCATTCTCAGCCAGTACCATAGCAATGTACGTTATTAA
- a CDS encoding YfbU family protein, translating into MEMTNAQRLILSNQYYLMAQMDPDNAAKYRRLQTIVERGYALQIQELSKDFGELNETTCRLVIEVMEMHHALQESHRMLEADEQAQVDPRRLQFLGFDAATESALMHYVRFLTSSEGLYPQFDKADHHFNSQVPMMEKYQRMLKTWKNCPRQYHLCATELQQILGA; encoded by the coding sequence ATGGAAATGACCAATGCTCAACGACTCATTCTATCCAACCAATACTATTTGATGGCACAGATGGATCCCGATAATGCAGCCAAATATCGCCGCTTACAAACCATTGTCGAGCGCGGTTATGCCCTGCAAATTCAGGAGCTATCTAAAGATTTCGGCGAGCTCAATGAAACCACTTGTCGCTTAGTCATTGAAGTGATGGAGATGCACCACGCACTGCAAGAATCCCATCGTATGCTAGAAGCCGATGAGCAAGCGCAAGTTGACCCACGCCGCCTGCAGTTCCTTGGCTTTGATGCCGCTACGGAATCTGCACTGATGCACTATGTGCGCTTTTTAACCAGCAGCGAAGGTCTGTACCCGCAATTTGATAAAGCAGATCACCATTTCAACAGCCAAGTGCCAATGATGGAAAAATATCAGCGCATGCTCAAAACTTGGAAAAACTGCCCGCGCCAATACCACTTGTGTGCCACGGAGCTGCAACAAATTTTGGGTGCATAA